From one Streptomyces sp. SCSIO 30461 genomic stretch:
- a CDS encoding serine hydrolase domain-containing protein, with protein MQSLALIGNWPVPTAAVAVVRADGTVAGTRGPTAHRFPLASVTKPLAAYAALVAYEEGAVELDEPAGPDGATVRHLLAHTSGLAFDEHRTVAAPGTRRLYSNAGFEVLGDHIAKATDIPFAEYLRQAVLEPLGMTSTTLDGSPAKDGVSTVDDLVRFAAEVQAPRLLDPRTVLEAMSVVHPGLSGVLPGYGHQKPNDWGLGFEIRDSKSPHWTGVSSSPRTFGHFGQSGTFLWVDPDARAACVALTDRAFGPWAVEAWPPFTDAVLAELRAAAG; from the coding sequence ATGCAGAGCCTCGCGTTGATCGGGAACTGGCCCGTACCCACCGCCGCCGTCGCGGTCGTCCGTGCGGACGGCACCGTCGCCGGGACCCGCGGTCCCACGGCACACCGCTTCCCGCTCGCCTCGGTCACCAAGCCGCTCGCCGCCTACGCCGCGCTCGTCGCGTACGAGGAAGGCGCCGTGGAGCTGGATGAGCCCGCGGGGCCCGATGGGGCCACCGTGCGGCATCTGCTCGCGCACACCAGCGGGCTGGCGTTCGACGAGCACCGGACCGTGGCCGCGCCGGGGACCCGGAGGCTCTACTCGAACGCGGGCTTCGAGGTGCTCGGCGACCACATCGCCAAGGCCACCGACATCCCGTTCGCGGAGTATCTGCGGCAGGCGGTGCTGGAGCCCCTGGGGATGACGTCCACGACGCTGGACGGTTCGCCCGCGAAGGACGGCGTGTCCACGGTGGACGACCTGGTGCGGTTCGCGGCTGAGGTGCAGGCGCCGAGGCTGCTCGATCCGCGCACCGTACTGGAAGCGATGTCCGTGGTGCACCCGGGTCTGTCGGGTGTCCTGCCGGGCTACGGGCACCAGAAGCCCAACGACTGGGGCCTCGGCTTCGAGATCCGGGACTCCAAGTCGCCGCATTGGACGGGTGTATCGTCATCCCCGCGCACCTTCGGGCATTTCGGACAGTCCGGTACGTTCCTATGGGTCGATCCGGACGCCCGCGCGGCCTGTGTGGCGCTGACCGACCGGGCCTTCGGACCATGGGCGGTCGAGGCATGGCCGCCGTTCACCGACGCGGTGCTCGCCGAGCTGCGGGCCGCCGCAGGCTGA
- a CDS encoding response regulator transcription factor, whose product MPRVLLIEDDPSVREGVELGLRRRGHEVRSAATGEAGLAALGEFRPDLLLLDLMLPGMNGVQVCRRVRESSQLPIIMLTARGDDFDVVVGLEAGADDYIVKPARTEVIEARIRAVLRRIEDFAQGPGGGQGRAAVEVHGELAIDRAGLAVTKSGRQLALAPSELKLLLHLSAAPEQVFSRQQLLEHVWEHGYHADARLVDACVRRLRNKIEDEDGAPRYIQTLRGFGYRFGPL is encoded by the coding sequence ATGCCCCGCGTGCTCCTCATCGAGGACGACCCTTCCGTACGCGAAGGGGTCGAGCTCGGTCTGCGCCGCCGCGGACACGAGGTGCGGTCCGCCGCCACCGGCGAGGCAGGGCTCGCCGCGCTGGGCGAGTTCCGTCCCGATCTGCTGCTGCTGGACCTGATGCTGCCCGGGATGAACGGAGTCCAGGTCTGCCGCCGGGTGCGCGAGAGCAGCCAGTTGCCGATCATCATGCTCACCGCGCGCGGGGACGACTTCGACGTTGTCGTGGGCCTTGAGGCCGGTGCCGACGACTACATCGTCAAACCCGCCCGTACCGAGGTGATCGAGGCGCGTATCCGCGCGGTGCTGCGCCGAATCGAGGACTTCGCCCAGGGGCCGGGGGGCGGCCAGGGCCGTGCCGCCGTCGAGGTGCACGGCGAGCTCGCCATCGACCGTGCGGGACTGGCCGTGACCAAGTCCGGACGGCAGCTCGCGCTCGCGCCTTCCGAGCTGAAGCTGCTGCTGCATCTGTCCGCGGCGCCCGAGCAGGTGTTCAGCAGGCAGCAGTTGCTCGAACACGTGTGGGAGCACGGCTATCACGCGGACGCCCGGCTGGTGGACGCCTGCGTGCGGCGCCTGCGCAACAAGATCGAGGACGAGGACGGAGCCCCCCGCTACATCCAGACCCTGCGGGGCTTCGGCTACCGCTTCGGACCGCTGTGA
- a CDS encoding ATP-binding protein, producing the protein MISRARTAAFGLRVRLVLAFLLVAAVSAGTTAALTYREARNALLETAQDTAVTSFRDQIQLMGFGLPIQSEGLGDALREIARKGKPHPWVVFAEYGSIRASSGTSPVSTVITPELRRSAAANPNGAFQRVVKDGVPYLTIGMPTVFKAGPGGVLPSRLVMYAVMRMTDEQLNVDALVTAARDGALPGLAIALVPALLAARSVLRPVRELRQAARSMGSGRLDTRIRVRGSDELAELARTFNESAGELERSVEELRQAEERARRFASDVSHELRTPLAGMLAVTEVLDEEAGSLDPDTAKAVRLVSTETGKLAVLVEDLMEISRFDARAAELNTDEVDAAEAIRKTLENRHWTGERGVRTELPDGTRARLDPRRFDLVVANLVGNALRHGGTPVTVRLRTEARSDGVPVLVTEVADSGPGISPEVLPHIFDRFYKADAARTRSAGSGLGLAITLENVRLHGGTVRAGNQPGGGAVFTVEIPLRAEEAEG; encoded by the coding sequence GTGATCAGCCGCGCGCGGACGGCGGCCTTCGGGCTGCGGGTCAGGCTCGTGCTCGCCTTCCTGCTGGTCGCGGCGGTCAGCGCGGGCACCACCGCCGCGCTGACCTACCGTGAGGCCCGCAACGCCCTGCTGGAGACGGCCCAGGACACGGCCGTCACGTCGTTCCGCGACCAGATCCAGCTGATGGGCTTCGGGCTGCCCATCCAGTCGGAGGGGCTCGGAGACGCCCTCCGGGAGATCGCGCGCAAGGGCAAACCCCACCCCTGGGTGGTGTTCGCCGAGTACGGCTCGATCCGCGCGTCGTCGGGCACCAGCCCCGTCTCCACCGTGATCACACCCGAGCTGCGCCGTTCCGCGGCGGCCAACCCCAACGGCGCGTTCCAGCGGGTGGTCAAGGACGGGGTCCCGTACCTCACCATCGGCATGCCCACCGTCTTCAAGGCCGGTCCAGGAGGGGTGCTTCCCAGCCGGCTCGTCATGTACGCCGTCATGCGGATGACCGATGAACAGCTCAACGTCGACGCGCTGGTCACGGCGGCCCGAGACGGTGCCCTGCCCGGACTCGCCATCGCCCTGGTGCCCGCGCTGCTGGCGGCGCGCAGCGTGCTGAGGCCGGTGCGCGAGCTGCGGCAGGCCGCGCGGAGCATGGGCAGCGGGAGGCTGGACACGCGTATCCGGGTCAGGGGCAGCGACGAACTCGCCGAACTGGCGCGTACCTTCAACGAGTCGGCGGGCGAGCTCGAACGCTCCGTGGAGGAGCTGCGGCAGGCCGAGGAACGCGCCCGCCGCTTCGCTTCCGACGTCTCGCACGAGCTGCGCACCCCGCTCGCCGGGATGCTCGCCGTCACGGAGGTGCTCGACGAGGAAGCGGGCAGCCTGGACCCGGACACGGCGAAGGCGGTGCGGCTCGTCAGCACCGAGACCGGAAAGCTGGCCGTGCTGGTCGAGGACCTGATGGAGATCTCCCGCTTCGACGCCCGAGCGGCAGAGCTGAACACCGACGAGGTCGACGCGGCCGAGGCCATCCGCAAGACCCTGGAGAACCGCCACTGGACCGGCGAGCGCGGAGTGCGCACCGAACTGCCCGACGGCACCCGTGCCCGGCTCGATCCGCGCCGCTTCGACCTGGTCGTGGCCAATCTGGTCGGCAACGCCCTGCGGCACGGCGGTACTCCCGTCACCGTACGACTGCGCACCGAGGCGCGCTCCGACGGTGTGCCGGTGCTGGTCACCGAGGTCGCCGACAGCGGTCCCGGAATCAGTCCCGAGGTGCTGCCGCATATCTTCGACCGCTTCTACAAGGCCGACGCTGCCCGTACCCGATCGGCGGGCAGCGGGCTCGGGCTGGCGATCACGCTGGAGAACGTACGGTTGCACGGAGGCACGGTGCGGGCCGGGAACCAGCCGGGTGGCGGGGCTGTCTTCACCGTGGAGATACCGCTCCGCGCGGAGGAGGCCGAGGGATGA